The following coding sequences are from one Diospyros lotus cultivar Yz01 chromosome 7, ASM1463336v1, whole genome shotgun sequence window:
- the LOC127805793 gene encoding mitochondrial uncoupling protein 3 has translation MNRREGEERDGAKILLASVAAMAAETATFPIDITKTRLQLHGESVSSPVRSASAVRVAAEIVRREGPRGLYKGLSPAIIRHLFYTPTRIVGYEHLRGTFVSTDNSLSLPVKTLLGGISGLIAQLIASPADLVKVRMQADGCLMSQGLQPRYSGPIDAFSTILRTEGFIGLWKGVFPNVQRAFLVNMGELACYDHAKRFVIHNRLAGDNIYAHTLASFMSGLSATLLSCPADVVKTRMMNQRADKEGEVKYRNSYDCLVKTVKIEGLRALWKGFFPTWARLGPWQFVFWVSYEKVRQITGLSSF, from the exons ATGAACCGGCGagaaggagaggagagagatgGCGCCAAGATTCTCCTGGCATCGGTGGCCGCGATGGCGGCGGAGACGGCGACATTTCCCATAGACATCACGAAGACAAGGCTTCAGCTTCACGGCGAGTCCGTCTCCTCTCCGGTCCGTTCCGCCTCAGCCGTCCGTGTCGCCGCCGAGATTGTCCGTCGCGAAGGCCCTCGGGGACTCTACAAGGGCTTGTCTCCGGCAATAATCAGGCACCTCTTCTACACTCCCACTCGAATCGTCGGTTACGAGCACTTGCGCGGCACTTTCGTCTCCACCGATAATTCACTTTCTCTCCCTGTCAAAACGCTCCTCGGCGGCATTTCCGGCCTCATTGCACAG TTAATTGCAAGCCCTGCTGATCTTGTTAAGGTCAGAATGCAAGCAGATGGTTGTCTGATGAGCCAAGGTCTCCAACCCAGGTACTCAGGGCCTATTGATGCTTTCAGTACAATCTTACGAACAGAAGGCTTCATAGGACTTTGGAAAGGCGTCTTCCCAAATGTCCAAAGGGCATTTCTAGTGAACATGGGAGAACTAGCTTGCTATGATCATGCAAAACGATTTGTTATTCACAACCGGCTTGCTGGTGACAACATTTATGCCCACACATTGGCCTCGTTCATGTCCGGTCTTTCAGCAACCCTTTTGAGTTGTCCAGCTGATGTAGTTAAGACGAGAATGATGAATCAGAGAGCAGACAAGGAAGGCGAGGTTAAATATAGAAACTCTTATGACTGTCTTGTGAAGACTGTTAAAATAGAAGGGCTTAGAGCACTTTGGAAGGGTTTCTTTCCCACATGGGCAAGGCTTGGACCCTGGCAATTTGTGTTCTGGGTCTCCTATGAAAAAGTCCGTCAAATTACTGGGCTTTCTTCTTTCTGA